One genomic segment of Terriglobia bacterium includes these proteins:
- a CDS encoding ABC transporter ATP-binding protein: MLEARALTKCYASLPAVSNVSFTIRPGEILGYLGPNGSGKSTTVKMITGLMEPTRGEVLFHGQNITRDLPAFKRRLGYVPEEALLYPFLTGWEYLEFVGTLRGMDREQLRKRAAALLELFKLYPHRHGSIASYSKGMRQRVLLIAALMHDPEILVFDEPLSGLDITSAMVFRKLVKSLGEQGKIIFYCSHVLEVVEKLCSHVLILRQGELVAHGTVNDIQNMSGLASLEDTFSHLMEDDDAEVTARSIVEIMSA, from the coding sequence ATGCTGGAAGCCCGGGCCCTGACCAAGTGCTACGCCAGCCTGCCGGCGGTGAGCAATGTGAGCTTCACCATCCGCCCGGGAGAAATCCTCGGCTACCTGGGACCCAACGGGTCGGGCAAAAGCACCACCGTCAAGATGATCACCGGGCTCATGGAGCCCACGCGCGGCGAAGTCCTGTTTCATGGCCAGAACATCACGCGCGATCTGCCGGCCTTCAAGCGGCGCCTGGGTTACGTCCCGGAAGAAGCCCTGCTCTATCCTTTTCTTACCGGATGGGAATACCTGGAATTTGTCGGCACCCTGCGCGGCATGGACCGCGAGCAGTTGCGCAAACGCGCCGCAGCGCTGCTGGAGTTGTTCAAGCTGTACCCGCACCGCCACGGATCCATCGCGTCGTATTCCAAGGGGATGCGGCAACGCGTGCTGCTGATCGCCGCGCTCATGCACGATCCGGAAATTCTGGTCTTCGACGAACCCCTCTCCGGCCTGGACATCACTTCCGCCATGGTGTTCCGCAAGCTGGTGAAGTCGCTGGGCGAGCAAGGCAAGATCATCTTTTATTGCTCGCACGTGCTGGAAGTGGTGGAGAAGCTTTGCTCGCATGTGCTCATCCTGCGCCAGGGCGAACTGGTGGCCCACGGAACCGTCAATGACATACAGAACATGAGCGGTCTGGCGTCACTGGAAGACACGTTTTCCCACCTCATGGAAGACGACGACGCGGAAGTCACCGCCCGCAGCATTGTGGAGATCATGAGCGCGTGA
- a CDS encoding BACON domain-containing protein, giving the protein MKLFHVAARLALAILSMTGLCTPALAACSAPISILPAAPTFHYGSGAGGPNFVTITAGMNGSVSCTWTAKASGTFITASPLSGGGGSANQFVLTFSVSANPDLASRTGNIVITQSDQTTATVNIIQDAAIGDFSISADPVETATPGGTALYNISVVRFQNFTGAVSLALLNPPSGVGSSFSTNPVTGISSTMTLTVATNVAPGIYPMTLKGTNGNVNRSIVVTLNVANQARSSLVTFVDPTFASGASQDIFYVGNDQHIRHIFATSAWQQEDLTALSAGPAAAASSPVSGYLDSAQITGTAQHIFYLSSNNHVHHLFGTAGAWHDNDITTLSGATAVGAGSPLSSFLDPTSSTGFLQSVFYLGTDQHVHRISLSGTTWQSDDLTVRSNAPLAMAGSPLSSFVDANGVTGSPIGVFYLGTDKHVHHIFEFPSGWQTDDLTALSGAPAATFVSSLSTFLDASSATGARQNVYYIGSDQHVHHIFAFTSTGTWQTDDISAITGAPSASAGSSISSFLDRTFLTGAAQAVFYFGTDGHVNHIFGTATGWQRDDISSLSQALAAESGSPVSSFLDNTLVTGASQGVFYVGTDHHVHHIFAMSTWQTDDLTALSGAVPVN; this is encoded by the coding sequence ATGAAACTATTCCACGTCGCTGCTCGGTTAGCTCTAGCGATATTGTCTATGACTGGGCTATGTACGCCAGCTCTTGCTGCCTGCAGCGCACCTATTAGCATACTTCCAGCTGCTCCAACATTTCACTATGGATCAGGCGCAGGCGGCCCTAACTTTGTCACTATCACCGCGGGCATGAACGGCTCCGTAAGCTGTACTTGGACAGCTAAGGCAAGCGGAACATTCATCACGGCATCTCCTTTGTCGGGTGGGGGCGGCTCAGCGAATCAATTTGTCCTGACCTTTTCGGTGTCCGCGAATCCGGACCTGGCTTCTCGAACCGGCAACATTGTGATCACCCAGTCAGATCAGACCACCGCGACAGTGAACATCATTCAAGATGCGGCCATCGGAGATTTTTCCATATCTGCAGACCCCGTGGAGACAGCCACACCGGGCGGAACGGCCCTTTATAACATTTCAGTGGTACGGTTCCAGAACTTCACCGGGGCTGTCAGCCTCGCGCTTCTTAATCCTCCGAGTGGCGTGGGATCGAGTTTCAGCACAAATCCTGTTACGGGCATTTCATCCACCATGACCCTCACCGTAGCCACGAATGTCGCGCCTGGGATTTATCCCATGACGCTCAAAGGTACGAATGGAAATGTAAACCGGTCAATAGTAGTTACTTTGAATGTGGCCAATCAGGCCCGAAGTTCCCTGGTTACTTTCGTAGATCCTACTTTTGCGAGTGGAGCCAGTCAGGACATATTTTATGTTGGGAATGACCAGCATATCCGGCACATCTTTGCCACATCGGCTTGGCAGCAAGAGGACCTGACCGCACTTTCCGCAGGACCTGCAGCCGCCGCTTCCAGTCCGGTTTCCGGGTATCTGGACTCCGCGCAGATCACAGGCACCGCCCAGCATATCTTTTACCTCAGCAGTAATAACCATGTGCATCATTTATTTGGAACAGCTGGAGCCTGGCACGACAATGACATTACCACTCTGAGCGGCGCCACCGCCGTGGGAGCGGGAAGTCCCTTGTCAAGCTTCCTGGATCCAACTTCAAGTACTGGATTCCTTCAATCCGTTTTCTATTTGGGTACCGATCAGCACGTACATCGCATTTCGTTGAGTGGGACAACCTGGCAGAGTGACGATTTGACTGTTCGCAGCAATGCTCCGTTGGCGATGGCAGGCAGTCCGCTTTCCAGTTTTGTGGATGCCAACGGTGTTACCGGCTCCCCGATTGGAGTGTTCTATCTGGGAACTGATAAGCACGTTCACCACATATTTGAATTTCCGAGTGGCTGGCAGACTGATGATCTTACAGCGCTCTCCGGAGCACCTGCGGCCACTTTTGTGAGTTCGTTGTCGACATTCCTGGACGCGAGTTCAGCGACCGGAGCGCGGCAAAATGTGTATTACATAGGATCAGATCAACACGTGCACCATATCTTCGCGTTCACCAGCACGGGCACATGGCAAACCGACGATATCTCGGCGATCACAGGTGCCCCGTCCGCATCGGCTGGATCTTCAATCTCCAGCTTCCTGGACCGAACCTTCCTTACTGGCGCTGCCCAGGCGGTGTTTTATTTCGGAACCGATGGGCATGTGAATCATATATTTGGGACGGCGACCGGTTGGCAGCGGGACGATATTTCGAGCCTTTCTCAAGCACTGGCCGCTGAGTCTGGAAGCCCAGTTTCCAGCTTTCTTGATAACACGCTCGTCACAGGAGCAAGTCAGGGCGTCTTCTATGTGGGCACGGACCATCACGTGCACCATATCTTTGCGATGTCTACCTGGCAAACAGACGATCTAACTGCTCTTTCAGGGGCGGTTCCCGTAAATTGA
- a CDS encoding accessory Sec system translocase SecA2, producing MRQLLRALFSRRDPMAEEVRHINALRAELRERTDAELRAFAQDATSRTEITAAAADAASRVLSQNMFDVQLRGALTLSEGRIAEMQTGEGKTLAAVPAVICYARAGQGVHVMTVNDYLARRDANWMRGIYEYFGLSVGYIQREMTAAERQQAYSRDVTYATANEVGFDFLRDQLALHAEEQVHRPFAVAVIDEADSILIDEARIPLVIAGGDAVVESLPYRVDTVTRHMRRGVHYTVDEHGRNAVLTAEGAHIAEQAFHSGSLYEERNLNLLCAIQDSLHAHALLRRDVDYLVKDGAIESVDEFKGRIVQDRRWPAGLHSAIEAKEGVALKKQGQVLGSITLQNLVALYPQVCGMTGTAATQARELRELYGLEVEVIPTNRPVIRVDHPDELFANKAEKEEAVLDEIFATWRSGRPVLVGTTSVEESERFSRRLHAAGIPHHVLNARNEEQEAGIVARAGERGAVTISTNMAGRGTDIQLGAGVAELGGLYVIGTNKHESRRIDHQLRGRAGRQGDPGSSRFFISLQDDLLQRFAGDDPLLRNASAEAIQRVVEGQNLTARQFLNKYESVIEGQRQIIQKRRQQVLKGERPAKFPRENRIGLEYTDEPDAENESADVSATPMSELERLVRLTTLDDLWADYLAEVADYRAGIHLVSWSRDPLHEYLINVHQMFTRLEANIEEESARRLAEAQTSGILPKQRGATWTYLTTDMPFGPATERILRGLVRMAGGKVL from the coding sequence ATGCGCCAGCTCTTACGAGCATTGTTTTCCCGCCGCGACCCGATGGCGGAGGAGGTCCGCCACATCAATGCCCTGCGCGCGGAGTTGCGAGAAAGGACGGACGCGGAACTGCGGGCGTTCGCGCAAGACGCGACGAGCCGGACGGAGATCACGGCCGCGGCAGCCGATGCAGCGTCCCGCGTGCTCAGCCAGAACATGTTTGACGTCCAGCTGCGCGGCGCGCTGACGCTCAGCGAAGGCCGCATCGCTGAGATGCAAACCGGCGAAGGCAAAACCCTGGCGGCCGTCCCCGCGGTGATTTGTTATGCCCGCGCCGGACAGGGCGTCCACGTGATGACCGTGAATGACTACCTGGCGCGGCGCGACGCCAACTGGATGCGCGGGATTTACGAATATTTTGGTCTCAGCGTCGGGTACATCCAGCGCGAAATGACTGCCGCTGAACGCCAGCAGGCCTACTCGCGTGACGTCACCTACGCCACGGCCAATGAAGTTGGCTTTGACTTTCTTCGCGACCAGCTTGCCTTGCATGCGGAAGAACAGGTGCATCGCCCGTTCGCGGTGGCGGTGATTGATGAAGCCGACTCCATCCTGATTGACGAAGCGCGCATTCCGCTGGTGATCGCCGGCGGCGACGCCGTGGTTGAGTCGCTTCCCTACCGCGTGGACACAGTCACGCGGCACATGCGTCGCGGCGTCCACTACACCGTGGATGAACACGGGCGCAACGCGGTCCTGACGGCGGAAGGCGCGCACATCGCCGAGCAGGCTTTTCACTCCGGCAGTCTGTACGAAGAGAGAAACCTGAACCTGCTGTGCGCGATCCAGGATTCGCTCCACGCGCACGCGCTCCTGCGGCGCGACGTGGATTACCTGGTCAAAGATGGCGCCATTGAGTCGGTGGACGAGTTCAAAGGACGCATCGTACAGGACCGCCGCTGGCCCGCGGGATTGCACTCGGCGATTGAAGCCAAAGAAGGCGTGGCGCTGAAGAAGCAAGGCCAGGTGCTGGGCTCCATTACTTTGCAGAACCTGGTCGCGCTGTACCCGCAGGTCTGCGGGATGACCGGCACGGCCGCCACGCAGGCCCGCGAACTCCGGGAACTCTACGGGCTGGAGGTGGAGGTCATCCCCACCAATCGCCCGGTAATTCGTGTGGACCATCCCGATGAGCTCTTCGCGAACAAAGCTGAGAAAGAAGAAGCGGTGCTCGATGAGATTTTTGCGACCTGGCGCTCAGGACGCCCGGTGCTGGTGGGCACCACCAGCGTGGAAGAATCTGAACGCTTCAGCCGGCGGCTGCACGCTGCGGGCATTCCGCACCACGTGCTGAACGCGCGCAATGAAGAGCAGGAAGCTGGCATCGTGGCGCGCGCCGGCGAGCGCGGCGCGGTCACCATCTCCACCAACATGGCGGGGCGCGGCACGGACATACAACTGGGCGCCGGGGTGGCGGAGCTCGGCGGGTTGTACGTGATCGGCACCAACAAACATGAGAGCCGCCGCATTGATCACCAACTGCGCGGGCGCGCCGGACGCCAGGGCGATCCCGGCTCGTCACGCTTCTTCATCTCGCTGCAGGATGATCTGCTACAGCGTTTCGCGGGCGACGATCCGCTGCTGCGCAATGCAAGCGCCGAGGCGATCCAGCGCGTGGTGGAAGGCCAGAACCTGACCGCCCGCCAGTTTCTCAACAAGTATGAATCGGTCATTGAAGGCCAGCGCCAGATCATCCAGAAAAGGCGCCAGCAGGTGCTTAAGGGGGAGCGACCCGCGAAGTTCCCGCGGGAAAACCGCATCGGACTGGAATACACGGATGAACCCGACGCGGAAAATGAAAGCGCTGATGTTTCTGCCACTCCGATGTCAGAGTTGGAACGCCTGGTCCGGCTGACGACCCTTGACGATCTCTGGGCGGACTACCTGGCCGAGGTCGCCGACTACCGCGCGGGCATCCACCTGGTGTCATGGAGTCGCGACCCGCTGCACGAATACTTGATCAACGTCCACCAGATGTTTACGCGGCTGGAAGCCAATATCGAAGAAGAGTCAGCGCGGCGGCTAGCGGAAGCGCAGACGTCTGGAATCTTGCCCAAGCAACGCGGCGCCACCTGGACTTATCTCACCACCGACATGCCTTTCGGCCCCGCCACGGAACGAATTCTGCGCGGCCTGGTGCGGATGGCGGGCGGAAAGGTGTTATAA